A single Henriciella sp. AS95 DNA region contains:
- a CDS encoding GGDEF domain-containing protein: protein MALIGLAVPGLAGCLTAIFVGFWYYNREFRAPIWIALAFALSAIGFCFSNFLLGKDTMANAILNNAIYGVGNIVLFHGICQAFNRRTPWGVLSALALATVVAAVAIQATGIGLNYRILVTNITLGLMHAYGLFHLRSIWREHWTGSAVVIAITLSTLNFMMISPLTTFGPEITGDSFFASAYWLSMNVVTILSIISVAGALISVCVSHNLQRIHDDANQDFLTGLQTRGAFERAAQFYSSRRSGRSAASLILIDIDHFKSINDTFGHASGDAVISAIGRLIGGQVRRSDIAGRVGGEEFCLLLPGTDVSGAKRLAARLKSHMRDLAFPEIGTDQRVTVSFGIAEFGQSSAFHEIYAEADAMLYFAKQRGRDRIVCAERPIDAGTPIRRESLIVPSPARTA from the coding sequence ATGGCACTCATCGGATTGGCTGTACCTGGACTGGCCGGTTGCCTGACGGCAATTTTCGTCGGCTTCTGGTACTATAATCGCGAATTCCGCGCACCGATCTGGATCGCGCTTGCCTTTGCATTGAGCGCCATTGGCTTCTGCTTCAGCAATTTTCTCCTCGGCAAGGACACGATGGCGAATGCCATCCTGAACAATGCGATCTACGGTGTGGGTAACATTGTACTGTTCCATGGTATCTGCCAGGCCTTCAACCGACGCACACCCTGGGGCGTCCTGTCGGCGCTGGCCCTCGCCACCGTTGTCGCCGCAGTGGCGATCCAGGCGACCGGCATCGGCCTCAATTACCGCATTCTGGTCACCAACATCACGCTCGGCCTGATGCATGCTTACGGTCTGTTTCACCTACGCTCCATCTGGAGAGAACACTGGACAGGCAGCGCAGTCGTTATCGCCATCACGCTGAGCACATTGAACTTCATGATGATCTCCCCGCTGACCACGTTCGGGCCAGAAATCACCGGCGATAGCTTTTTTGCGTCGGCCTACTGGCTTTCCATGAATGTCGTCACGATCCTGTCCATTATCTCGGTGGCGGGTGCGCTGATTTCGGTGTGCGTCAGCCACAACCTTCAGCGTATACATGACGATGCCAACCAGGATTTCCTGACAGGCCTGCAAACGCGCGGCGCTTTTGAGCGGGCTGCGCAATTTTACAGCTCAAGACGGTCCGGGCGATCAGCAGCCAGCCTCATTCTGATCGATATCGATCACTTCAAATCCATCAACGACACGTTTGGGCATGCAAGCGGTGACGCCGTCATCTCGGCAATTGGCAGGCTCATTGGTGGCCAAGTCCGCCGCTCGGACATTGCTGGCCGGGTCGGCGGCGAAGAATTCTGCCTCCTGTTGCCGGGTACGGACGTTAGCGGTGCCAAGCGCCTGGCCGCACGACTGAAGAGTCATATGCGAGACCTCGCTTTCCCCGAAATCGGGACGGACCAACGCGTCACCGTGAGTTTCGGGATTGCTGAATTCGGACAATCCAGCGCATTTCACGAAATTTACGCTGAAGCCGATGCCATGCTTTACTTTGCCAAGCAGCGAGGACGCGACCGCATCGTTTGTGCCGAGCGGCCCATCGATGCCGGCACTCCTATCAGGCGTGAATCACTGATCGTTCCATCGCCTGCTCGCACAGCCTGA
- a CDS encoding crotonase/enoyl-CoA hydratase family protein, translated as MSEKPESVGNEVLYEVKDHVALITLNRPDKRNAVNGAVASALGWICEETERDDDVRVCILASSLESTFCAGADLSEISKGNARSLSTKEGGFAGFVRFPRSKPWIAAVRGNALAGGCELPLSCDMIVAADNSRFGLPEVKRGIFAGAGGVFRLPRALPRNIALEIVATGDPLSAERLYQLGLINRMVPSGQVLGEAHALAAQIGVNAPLAVRKSLEVARQAYDGTEDDLWKASGEAAAIVFSSEDAREGPRAFLEKRAPVWKGK; from the coding sequence ATGTCAGAAAAACCAGAAAGCGTTGGCAATGAAGTCCTCTACGAGGTCAAGGACCACGTCGCTCTCATTACGCTGAACCGCCCGGACAAACGCAATGCCGTGAATGGCGCCGTCGCATCCGCACTTGGATGGATTTGCGAAGAGACAGAACGCGATGACGACGTCCGCGTCTGCATTCTCGCCTCGTCGCTTGAATCAACCTTCTGCGCTGGCGCTGACCTGTCGGAAATCTCCAAAGGCAATGCCCGCTCCCTTTCGACCAAAGAGGGCGGATTTGCTGGCTTCGTCCGTTTCCCACGCAGCAAACCCTGGATCGCGGCTGTGCGCGGTAATGCCCTCGCGGGTGGGTGCGAACTACCGCTCTCATGCGACATGATCGTGGCAGCGGACAATTCGCGCTTTGGCCTGCCCGAAGTGAAACGCGGCATCTTCGCTGGCGCCGGCGGCGTCTTCCGCCTGCCACGTGCCCTGCCCCGCAATATCGCGCTTGAAATCGTCGCAACCGGTGACCCGCTGTCTGCAGAGCGCCTGTATCAGCTGGGCCTCATCAACCGCATGGTTCCGTCCGGCCAGGTGCTTGGAGAAGCCCATGCGCTGGCCGCACAGATTGGCGTAAACGCACCTCTCGCTGTCCGCAAAAGTCTCGAAGTCGCGCGCCAGGCCTATGACGGCACCGAAGACGACCTCTGGAAAGCCTCCGGCGAAGCAGCGGCTATCGTTTTCTCCAGCGAGGATGCCAGGGAAGGCCCCCGTGCCTTCCTCGAAAAACGGGCCCCCGTCTGGAAAGGCAAATAG
- the cpaB gene encoding Flp pilus assembly protein CpaB, translated as MQLSPVVTMAISGACGLAAIVGAKVFIQPSSNEAEPISYAPAEVQKQDVVVAVRHIPRGVRLEEDWFEVVSRPVPEIPPGSVSDLEAFRDKSEGRLTLIELASGDILSEKMLLSEGLRGSLSAKIKPGLRAYSVRTNDQSGVGGFVLPGDRVDVILYRSPDDGRAYLDQQKTSQGVVQPMAEVLLQNVEVLGVDLNDDMVENRPSVFKTATLAVTLEQAQQLSVAIELGELSLALRGSADEDFLEAEAVSLGKDEKPKPVVRAPSGPKPLARRASTSSTVEVILGDETSSHTVPTSEQ; from the coding sequence ATGCAACTTTCTCCTGTTGTGACGATGGCTATTTCGGGTGCATGCGGACTGGCGGCAATCGTTGGCGCAAAAGTGTTCATCCAGCCATCCTCGAACGAGGCTGAGCCGATCTCCTATGCGCCGGCGGAAGTGCAGAAACAGGACGTTGTTGTCGCGGTTCGACACATTCCACGCGGCGTGCGGCTGGAAGAAGACTGGTTCGAAGTCGTTTCCAGACCTGTTCCAGAAATTCCGCCCGGTTCTGTTTCTGACCTGGAGGCTTTTCGGGATAAATCGGAGGGTCGTCTGACCTTGATCGAACTCGCCTCGGGCGACATCCTTTCAGAGAAAATGCTCCTGTCCGAAGGGCTGAGAGGATCTCTGTCTGCGAAGATCAAACCCGGGCTTCGAGCCTATTCCGTCCGCACCAATGACCAGTCAGGCGTTGGCGGTTTTGTCCTGCCTGGCGACCGGGTGGACGTCATTCTTTACCGCAGTCCAGATGACGGACGAGCCTATCTGGACCAGCAAAAAACCTCGCAGGGCGTCGTTCAGCCGATGGCGGAAGTGTTGCTGCAGAACGTTGAGGTGCTGGGCGTGGACCTCAATGACGACATGGTCGAAAACCGGCCGAGTGTCTTCAAGACGGCGACCCTGGCCGTTACGCTTGAGCAAGCCCAGCAGCTATCCGTCGCGATTGAACTGGGAGAGCTGTCGCTTGCGCTACGCGGCAGTGCCGATGAGGACTTCCTCGAGGCCGAAGCCGTCAGCCTTGGCAAGGATGAAAAGCCGAAACCGGTTGTTCGTGCACCGAGTGGGCCGAAGCCACTCGCGCGTCGCGCTTCGACATCGTCGACCGTTGAGGTCATTCTTGGTGACGAGACGTCGAGCCACACCGTACCAACGTCAGAGCAATAA
- a CDS encoding TfoX/Sxy family protein has product MASNQETADYILGQIEGAGAVSIRKMFGEFGVYCDAKFVGAICDNTLYLKLTEPGRASAPDLDEGSPYPGAKPHLVIDADLLEATPRLHELIRITWSALPAPKPKKKKSTKG; this is encoded by the coding sequence ATGGCCTCCAATCAGGAAACCGCTGATTATATCCTCGGCCAGATCGAAGGCGCAGGAGCGGTCTCCATCAGGAAGATGTTCGGCGAATTTGGTGTCTATTGCGATGCCAAATTCGTCGGCGCCATATGCGACAATACCCTCTACCTGAAACTGACCGAACCCGGCCGCGCCTCTGCCCCGGACCTCGACGAAGGATCTCCCTATCCCGGGGCCAAACCGCACCTCGTTATCGACGCAGACCTGCTCGAAGCCACACCGCGCCTGCACGAGTTGATCCGCATAACCTGGTCTGCCCTGCCCGCTCCAAAACCGAAGAAGAAAAAATCGACCAAAGGTTAA
- a CDS encoding efflux RND transporter permease subunit encodes MPPGSDLPGISVQRPLLAAVLNLLIVIAGLAAILGVEIRELPDVDRPIVSVQATLPGAAPETIDAEVTSIIEGAVSRVSGVREIASSSEENNARMRIEFNPGVDLDTAASDVREAVSRVNRQLPERVENLFVTKADSDGQPVLTIAVVGDRYSEEELTRIIDNDIIPEFLAIDGVATVNEFGTRLRQMRVVMDPLRLSRFGLTVNDVATALRQAPFDVPVGSFRSVDQELIVRAEATAATPDLIKDIIIRDNTRIGDVADVTLGPADAENFLRLNGEPVIGLGIIRQAQSNTIQISNAAKQKIEALNQRFDDIELLVQSDDAVFIEASVKEVLTSLAITVLIVVATIWLFLGSLKATLVPTVAIPVSLIGTVAGIWLMGFSINLLTLLALVLATGLIVDDAIVVLENIQRKQSQGIRRRAAAMIGAQQVFFAVIATTAVLVAVFVPISFLPSTTGRLFREFGFVLSVSVIISSFVALSLAPAISSKFRFRALDAKDTRLEAFGRKLVSGYEAALTTCLNHPWVVALVSILIAAGAGFFYTGLPQQLVPDEDRGVVEVFAQGPDGVGLSYMERQADQIEDILQPYFEDGTIESIFTVVGRYDPNRVGVTVRLADWGDRDLSQQDLIRQLQGPMSQIPGSRVSVFGRSSLSGGRGGRGGGLRVALTGNDYDEIYVAAREMARIIETQSDVLSNVEISYQPTQPQLSVQVDRRRAADLNVPLSEISVTLRAMVDGEDLIDLNVEDQAIPIILESETNAIRNPGDLQNLYVRSTNGDLVPISTLTTIREEGVAAQLDRTEQRRAIQVDIDVSSAVPLADAIDELRSIAAETLPSNVNLLLRGDAETLQESNRDLMLTYGFAFVIVLLVLVAQFESITSPLVIVLSVPFALAAAVYALLFTGGSLNIYSQIGLVMLIGLMAKNGILLVEFAEQLRSQGRNVRDAVLEAATIRVRPIAMTVISTVLGALPLILSSGAGAEARNAIGWIVFGGLGLAALFTLFLTPVIYLGIARFSSARSEDEDALMKELEDAAAKGQAK; translated from the coding sequence ATGCCGCCCGGGTCTGACCTGCCGGGAATTTCGGTCCAACGTCCGCTCCTGGCGGCCGTCCTCAACCTTCTGATCGTCATTGCAGGTCTCGCGGCCATTCTCGGCGTTGAAATCCGCGAACTACCGGATGTCGACCGGCCCATCGTCTCCGTCCAGGCAACTCTTCCCGGGGCGGCCCCAGAAACCATCGACGCAGAAGTCACAAGCATTATCGAGGGCGCCGTATCGCGCGTATCGGGCGTGCGCGAAATCGCTTCATCAAGCGAGGAAAACAATGCCCGCATGCGGATTGAGTTTAATCCGGGCGTTGATCTCGACACTGCCGCTTCTGACGTCCGCGAAGCGGTTAGCCGCGTCAACCGGCAGCTTCCGGAGCGCGTCGAAAACCTCTTCGTCACAAAGGCAGACAGTGACGGCCAGCCCGTCCTGACAATCGCCGTCGTCGGCGACAGGTATAGCGAAGAAGAACTCACGCGGATCATCGACAATGACATCATCCCCGAATTCCTCGCCATTGATGGCGTGGCGACGGTCAATGAGTTCGGCACGCGTTTACGTCAGATGCGCGTGGTCATGGATCCGCTGCGCCTCAGCCGCTTCGGCCTCACAGTAAACGATGTCGCGACCGCCCTGCGGCAGGCGCCGTTCGACGTGCCGGTTGGCAGCTTCCGCTCGGTCGATCAGGAACTTATCGTTCGCGCCGAAGCCACCGCGGCAACGCCCGACCTCATCAAGGACATCATCATTCGTGACAATACGCGCATCGGCGATGTCGCCGACGTCACACTCGGCCCGGCCGATGCGGAAAACTTCCTGCGCCTCAATGGTGAACCGGTCATTGGCCTCGGTATCATTCGCCAGGCCCAATCCAACACCATCCAGATCTCAAACGCCGCCAAGCAGAAGATCGAAGCGCTGAACCAACGTTTTGACGACATTGAGCTCCTGGTTCAGTCAGATGATGCTGTCTTCATCGAAGCCTCCGTGAAGGAAGTTCTGACCAGCCTCGCCATCACGGTCCTCATCGTTGTCGCGACAATCTGGCTTTTCCTTGGTTCGCTAAAGGCCACGCTGGTGCCAACCGTTGCGATCCCGGTCTCCCTGATCGGGACGGTCGCCGGTATCTGGCTGATGGGCTTTTCCATCAACCTGCTCACCCTTCTCGCGCTGGTTCTCGCGACCGGTCTCATCGTCGATGACGCGATCGTCGTCCTCGAAAATATCCAGCGAAAGCAGTCTCAGGGCATTCGCCGCCGCGCGGCTGCCATGATCGGTGCCCAGCAGGTTTTCTTTGCCGTGATCGCCACCACCGCCGTCCTCGTCGCGGTGTTCGTGCCGATCTCTTTCCTGCCCTCAACAACAGGACGCCTCTTCCGGGAGTTCGGCTTCGTCCTGTCGGTCTCGGTTATCATCTCATCCTTCGTTGCGCTGTCACTGGCACCAGCGATTTCATCGAAATTTCGGTTCAGGGCGCTTGATGCCAAGGACACGCGCCTTGAAGCCTTCGGTCGCAAACTGGTGAGCGGTTACGAAGCCGCCCTCACCACCTGCCTCAACCATCCCTGGGTTGTTGCACTCGTCAGCATTCTCATCGCTGCGGGCGCTGGCTTTTTCTACACCGGCCTGCCGCAACAGCTTGTGCCGGACGAAGACCGCGGCGTCGTCGAAGTATTCGCCCAAGGGCCCGATGGTGTCGGTCTGTCCTATATGGAACGCCAGGCGGACCAGATCGAAGATATCCTCCAGCCCTACTTCGAAGACGGAACCATCGAGTCCATCTTTACCGTTGTCGGCCGATATGACCCGAACCGCGTTGGCGTGACTGTTCGCCTGGCGGACTGGGGAGATCGCGACCTGTCCCAACAAGACCTGATCCGCCAGCTGCAAGGGCCGATGTCTCAAATTCCCGGGTCGCGCGTGTCGGTGTTTGGCCGCTCCAGCCTGAGTGGGGGTCGCGGCGGCCGTGGTGGCGGCCTGCGTGTCGCGCTGACAGGCAATGATTATGATGAAATCTACGTCGCGGCTCGGGAAATGGCCCGCATCATCGAAACCCAATCGGATGTGCTCTCAAACGTCGAGATTTCCTACCAGCCGACCCAGCCGCAACTGTCGGTCCAGGTCGATCGCCGCCGCGCGGCTGACCTCAATGTCCCGCTGAGCGAGATATCCGTGACGCTACGCGCGATGGTCGATGGTGAAGACCTCATCGACCTCAATGTCGAAGACCAGGCCATTCCGATCATCCTTGAGTCCGAGACCAATGCCATCCGAAACCCCGGCGACCTCCAGAACCTCTACGTCCGCTCCACCAATGGCGACCTTGTGCCGATTTCGACGCTGACAACCATCCGCGAGGAGGGCGTCGCTGCTCAACTCGACCGAACCGAACAGCGCCGCGCCATTCAGGTCGACATCGATGTCTCATCAGCCGTGCCGCTTGCTGACGCGATCGACGAATTACGCTCCATTGCCGCCGAGACACTGCCCTCGAACGTCAATCTGCTTCTGCGCGGCGACGCAGAGACGCTGCAGGAAAGTAATCGCGACCTGATGCTGACCTACGGTTTTGCCTTTGTGATTGTCCTGCTTGTCCTGGTCGCCCAGTTTGAGAGCATTACCAGTCCGCTGGTCATCGTCCTTAGCGTGCCGTTTGCGCTGGCCGCAGCGGTTTATGCCCTGCTCTTCACTGGTGGTTCCCTCAACATTTACTCGCAGATCGGTCTCGTCATGCTGATCGGGTTGATGGCGAAGAACGGCATTCTGCTCGTCGAGTTCGCCGAGCAACTTCGCAGCCAGGGCCGCAATGTCCGCGATGCTGTCCTCGAAGCGGCCACGATCCGCGTTCGCCCGATTGCGATGACCGTCATCTCAACCGTGCTGGGCGCCCTTCCCCTCATCCTTTCCAGCGGGGCCGGCGCCGAAGCACGCAACGCCATTGGCTGGATCGTGTTTGGCGGACTTGGCCTCGCGGCTTTGTTTACCCTGTTTCTGACACCCGTTATCTATCTCGGCATTGCCCGCTTCAGCAGTGCACGCTCTGAGGATGAAGACGCGCTTATGAAGGAACTCGAAGACGCGGCGGCCAAAGGCCAGGCAAAATAA
- a CDS encoding alkyl sulfatase dimerization domain-containing protein: MSHKRMIGVSLALLMSGGVAEGQVPDNAQQPPESERPAPPTAGTATPATVAANSAVAERLPLDDQSDFDDASRGLIAQIEGDAITDDEGNVVWSIPQFDFISGEAPATVNPSLWRQSGLAAQHGLFEVADGIWQVRGYDLSVMSIIEGDTGWIIVDPLLVKETAAAGLKLVNDTLGERPVTGVIYTHSHADHFGGARGVISEEDIEERGVPVLAPAGFTESAVAENLIAGNLMQRRATLMFGNTIPRSAEAVVGTGLGPGLAQGTTGLVLPTEEIGGWGTVREIDGVTFEFMDAAGTEAPAEFMFYLPEKRALCTAEVATATFHNVLTPRGAKVRDALKWSRVIDRALADYGDRADLVFASHHWPTWGTANVETFLKGQRDIYRYVHDQTLRRANAGATMTEAAESIPEPGFSQKDFATRDYYGTLNHNSKAVYQYYYGWWSGVPADYHALPREDTAARYVEAMGGIDAVLARAIDAFKAGDYRWSAELFNQAVFAAPDDQTAKNWLAASYEQLGFQAESGAWRSYYLAAASELRNGLPDAGAPNLGNADFLKAVPTLDLFDALASRYNPEKLTRDPFSVGFEFTDTDETITVEVGSDVIVPRLSDDTGSTARLTLSRADFNQLILGAATVPALISDGRLSISGDGSAAGAFLAALDTPDFWFPVVTP; encoded by the coding sequence ATGAGCCATAAGCGGATGATTGGCGTTAGCCTGGCGCTTTTGATGAGTGGCGGCGTGGCCGAAGGCCAGGTTCCTGATAACGCCCAGCAACCTCCAGAGTCGGAACGACCTGCGCCGCCCACGGCCGGAACTGCAACGCCAGCCACCGTGGCGGCCAACAGCGCCGTCGCCGAACGCCTGCCGCTCGATGACCAGAGCGATTTCGACGATGCCTCGCGCGGCCTCATCGCACAGATCGAGGGCGACGCGATCACCGATGATGAGGGCAACGTCGTCTGGTCGATTCCGCAATTCGATTTCATCTCGGGCGAAGCGCCAGCGACCGTTAATCCTTCACTCTGGCGCCAGTCCGGCCTCGCTGCCCAGCACGGCCTGTTCGAAGTCGCCGACGGCATCTGGCAGGTACGCGGCTATGATCTCTCCGTCATGAGCATCATTGAAGGGGACACCGGCTGGATCATCGTCGATCCGCTCCTGGTCAAGGAGACCGCGGCCGCCGGCCTGAAGCTGGTGAACGACACACTCGGCGAGCGGCCCGTGACCGGCGTCATCTACACCCACTCGCATGCCGACCATTTCGGCGGCGCCCGGGGCGTCATCAGCGAGGAGGACATTGAGGAGCGCGGCGTTCCGGTGCTGGCCCCTGCAGGCTTTACCGAGAGTGCGGTGGCCGAGAACCTCATTGCTGGCAATCTGATGCAGCGTCGCGCGACACTCATGTTCGGCAACACGATCCCGCGCTCGGCTGAAGCCGTTGTTGGAACTGGCCTGGGGCCTGGCCTGGCGCAGGGCACGACCGGGCTCGTCCTGCCGACCGAGGAGATCGGCGGCTGGGGCACAGTGCGTGAGATTGACGGGGTGACCTTCGAATTCATGGACGCTGCCGGGACCGAAGCGCCGGCCGAATTCATGTTCTACCTGCCTGAAAAACGCGCCCTCTGCACCGCTGAAGTCGCCACCGCAACCTTCCACAATGTGCTCACCCCGCGCGGCGCGAAAGTGCGCGATGCCCTCAAATGGAGCCGCGTCATTGACCGCGCCTTGGCAGACTATGGCGACCGGGCGGACCTTGTCTTCGCCTCCCATCATTGGCCGACCTGGGGCACCGCCAATGTCGAGACCTTCCTCAAGGGCCAGCGCGACATATACCGCTACGTCCACGACCAGACGCTGCGCCGTGCCAATGCCGGGGCAACCATGACGGAGGCCGCAGAATCCATTCCGGAACCAGGCTTCAGCCAGAAAGACTTCGCCACGCGCGATTATTACGGAACGCTGAATCACAACTCCAAGGCCGTCTACCAGTATTATTATGGCTGGTGGAGCGGCGTCCCGGCCGACTACCATGCGCTCCCCCGCGAAGACACGGCAGCGCGCTATGTCGAGGCAATGGGCGGGATCGATGCTGTCCTCGCCCGCGCCATCGACGCCTTCAAGGCCGGTGACTATCGCTGGTCCGCAGAGCTGTTCAATCAGGCTGTGTTCGCCGCCCCGGACGATCAGACCGCGAAGAACTGGCTCGCCGCCAGCTATGAGCAGCTCGGTTTCCAGGCTGAGAGTGGGGCATGGCGCAGTTACTATCTCGCCGCAGCAAGCGAGCTCAGAAACGGCCTGCCTGATGCTGGCGCGCCGAACCTTGGGAATGCTGACTTCCTCAAAGCCGTCCCGACGCTCGACTTGTTCGACGCGCTGGCCAGCCGCTACAATCCTGAGAAACTCACGCGCGATCCGTTTTCCGTCGGGTTTGAATTTACCGACACAGACGAAACCATCACGGTTGAGGTTGGCAGCGATGTCATCGTTCCCCGCTTGTCCGACGATACCGGCTCCACTGCCAGGCTGACGCTCAGCCGGGCAGACTTCAACCAGCTCATCCTGGGGGCAGCCACTGTGCCGGCGCTGATATCGGACGGCCGACTGTCGATCAGTGGCGATGGCAGCGCAGCAGGCGCGTTTTTAGCGGCGCTGGATACGCCCGATTTCTGGTTCCCTGTCGTGACGCCCTGA
- a CDS encoding efflux RND transporter periplasmic adaptor subunit: protein MRKSFSTILFAGVLLASLSACGDNSASGDAGAQQRPRGDRAVQIVPYKVTFETQVTRVEAVGTARARSSATIYPETAGEVIEVNFEAGDRVEKGQVLLRLESRQERLAVSQAEVDLADAKRLQARYSGLSSPGAIAQNELDRADVAYKAAAIELDVARDALADRTIRAPFSGYVGLTDIDPGARVTTATTITRIDDREVLYVDFPAPEATFSQIKAGDTITVQPFSNPEASYEAEILTTDSAIDTTTRAFTVRATIDNSDDLLRPGMSFRISFEIPGESLPSVPEASIVWGGDGAYLWAVEDGRVERVPVTIVSRTEGKVLVRSDIKEGDWIVEEGVHKVRQGAPVQMPDQTQNVARSADQADRAIGGARP, encoded by the coding sequence GTGAGAAAATCCTTTTCAACGATCCTGTTCGCAGGGGTACTACTGGCCAGCCTGTCTGCATGCGGTGACAATAGCGCCAGCGGTGACGCGGGCGCCCAACAGCGACCGCGCGGTGACCGGGCTGTTCAGATTGTGCCCTATAAGGTTACCTTTGAAACGCAGGTCACGCGTGTCGAAGCCGTCGGCACAGCCCGTGCGCGCTCATCGGCCACGATCTATCCCGAAACCGCAGGCGAAGTGATCGAAGTCAATTTTGAAGCCGGTGACCGCGTCGAGAAAGGCCAGGTCCTTCTGCGTCTGGAATCCCGGCAGGAGCGACTGGCCGTCAGCCAGGCCGAAGTCGATCTCGCCGATGCCAAGCGTCTTCAGGCCCGTTATAGCGGCCTCAGTTCGCCCGGCGCGATCGCACAAAACGAGCTGGATCGCGCTGATGTCGCCTACAAGGCCGCAGCAATTGAGCTCGACGTCGCCCGGGACGCCCTCGCTGACCGCACGATCCGCGCGCCATTCTCCGGCTATGTCGGTCTGACCGATATCGACCCCGGCGCCCGTGTCACGACCGCGACCACAATTACACGCATTGATGACCGGGAGGTTCTCTACGTGGATTTCCCGGCGCCCGAAGCGACGTTCAGCCAGATCAAGGCGGGCGACACAATCACCGTTCAGCCTTTCTCGAACCCGGAAGCGTCCTACGAGGCGGAAATTCTCACGACGGACAGCGCCATCGATACAACCACGCGCGCCTTCACAGTGCGCGCCACCATCGACAATTCCGACGACTTGCTACGCCCCGGCATGAGCTTCCGCATCAGCTTTGAAATTCCCGGCGAAAGCCTGCCCTCCGTGCCAGAAGCGTCCATCGTCTGGGGCGGCGACGGTGCCTATCTCTGGGCGGTTGAGGATGGTCGGGTTGAACGTGTTCCGGTTACGATCGTTTCGCGAACTGAGGGCAAGGTGCTGGTCAGGTCCGACATAAAGGAAGGCGACTGGATTGTTGAAGAAGGCGTCCACAAGGTTCGTCAGGGGGCGCCCGTACAAATGCCTGACCAGACGCAGAACGTTGCTCGCTCCGCCGACCAGGCAGACCGCGCCATCGGAGGCGCACGCCCGTGA
- a CDS encoding SDR family NAD(P)-dependent oxidoreductase: MSDERIALVTGATQGIGLQIAKDLVAKGLTVIVGARDLEKGKKAAQEIGGQAHAIQLDVTDEASITRAADLIRTRFGRLDILMNNAGISRAKPNQDFAEAVRTNLLTDAPLADVRTVFETNVFGVIAVTQAMLPLLRESPAGRIVIIGSSGASLTLNSDPANDHRRMFGNYSVSKAAAHAVMLAFALALEGTNIKVNAACPGFTSTALNNFNGTRSVEEGAREPVRLALIGDDGPTGTFSDEDGPVAW, from the coding sequence ATGTCGGACGAACGCATCGCTCTCGTAACCGGAGCCACTCAAGGCATTGGCCTCCAAATAGCGAAGGATCTCGTTGCAAAAGGACTGACGGTGATCGTCGGTGCGCGCGACCTTGAAAAGGGCAAGAAGGCGGCGCAGGAAATTGGCGGGCAAGCCCACGCCATCCAGCTCGACGTCACGGATGAAGCATCGATCACCCGGGCGGCCGACCTCATTCGCACCCGGTTTGGCCGCCTCGATATCCTGATGAACAATGCCGGGATCTCACGGGCAAAGCCGAACCAGGACTTTGCGGAGGCCGTCAGGACAAACCTGCTCACGGACGCGCCGCTTGCCGACGTCCGGACGGTGTTCGAGACCAATGTGTTCGGCGTCATTGCCGTGACGCAAGCCATGCTTCCGCTTCTGCGCGAGTCGCCTGCAGGCCGCATCGTCATCATCGGGAGTTCTGGCGCATCGCTGACGCTCAACTCCGACCCCGCCAATGATCATCGGCGGATGTTCGGCAATTATTCGGTTTCAAAGGCAGCAGCGCACGCCGTGATGCTTGCCTTCGCGCTGGCGCTCGAAGGCACCAATATCAAGGTCAACGCCGCCTGCCCCGGCTTTACCTCGACCGCGCTCAACAACTTCAACGGCACGCGTAGCGTCGAAGAAGGCGCACGCGAACCGGTCCGGCTTGCCCTGATCGGTGACGACGGACCGACCGGAACCTTCTCGGACGAAGACGGTCCGGTGGCCTGGTAA
- a CDS encoding TetR/AcrR family transcriptional regulator codes for MSGKSSERAVRADAQRNIEKLVRTARDVFATSGVEAPMREIAEKAGVGVGTIYRNFPQRSDLIAAVFRSEVDACADAAASLAKAFPPGEALDRWMQRYVDFIVAKRGLAAALYSGDPAFEALPAYFDSRFEPALQRLLDAAVTAGDIRPDANPYDLLRAVASLCMPSSDGNPSAARRLVALLVDGLRYRANGPQRHC; via the coding sequence ATGTCTGGAAAATCGTCGGAACGGGCCGTGCGCGCCGATGCGCAGCGCAACATCGAAAAACTGGTGCGCACCGCTCGGGACGTGTTCGCCACATCCGGTGTCGAGGCGCCGATGCGCGAAATCGCCGAAAAGGCAGGGGTTGGCGTCGGGACCATCTACCGCAACTTTCCCCAGCGCTCCGATCTGATTGCAGCGGTGTTTCGCAGTGAGGTTGACGCGTGCGCGGACGCCGCAGCCAGTCTTGCAAAAGCGTTTCCTCCCGGGGAAGCGCTCGACCGCTGGATGCAACGCTATGTCGACTTCATCGTTGCCAAGCGTGGACTGGCTGCGGCCCTGTATTCGGGCGACCCCGCATTCGAGGCCTTGCCAGCCTATTTCGACAGCCGGTTCGAGCCCGCGCTGCAAAGATTGCTCGATGCCGCCGTCACCGCCGGAGACATACGGCCGGATGCAAATCCCTATGATCTTCTGCGCGCCGTCGCGAGCTTGTGCATGCCGTCAAGCGATGGCAATCCATCAGCCGCTCGCCGACTGGTCGCACTGCTGGTTGACGGGCTGCGTTACCGTGCGAACGGTCCGCAGAGGCACTGCTGA